From the bacterium genome, the window GAAATATCACTTACTGCCGTTGATGGCGGCGGCCTTGTATGCGTAGTATGGGATATTTCAAAAACAGTCAAATCCGAGCAGGAACTCAAGGACAGCGAAAGCCGCTACAGATCTCTGTTTCACAACAATTATTCGGTAATGCTTATTATTGACCCCGGTACAGGGGATATTGTTGATGCAAACTCTGCAGCTTGCAAATTTTACGGATGGAAACATTCGGAATTGACAAAAATGAAAATTCAGAAGATAAATACTCTTTCTGATTTGGAAGTTAAACATGAAATGCAGAAAGCAAAGAATGAGAACAGAAATCACTTTTACTTCAAACATCGTCTGTCATCCGGAGAGATTCGTGATGTTGAAGTTTACAGTGGGCCGATAAAATTATCCGGCAAAGACTATCTATATTCAATCGTACATGATATAACTGACAGAATACATGCAGAAGAGGCTTTGCGTCTTAATGAAGAGAAAATGCGCCTCTTGGTTGAAGGTACTCAGTCTCTCTTCTTTTATACTCAGGATATTAATGCAAATATTACGTATATCTCTCCTTCTGTTGAAGATATTACGGGTCGCAAGATTGAAGAATGGATAGGACAGAAACACTGGTTTGTCACTGATGCGGAAATTAATAATTTTGCAAAATCGCGTACACATGCCCATCTTAAGGGAGAAACAACTAAGGGGCCTATAATTGTTGAAGTCCGACATGCTGATGAGCACTCTATTTTATTGGAAGTTTTTGAATCACCAATAGTTCAGAATGGTGAAGTAACCGGTATTCATGGCGTTGCACAAGATATTACCAAAAGGAAGAGAGCTGAAGAACAAATTCAGAAAGATCTGGAAATAAGGGAGACTCTTTTAAAAGAAATTCATCACAGAGTAAAAAACAATCTTAATGTAATAACAAGCCTTTTAAATCTGCAGGCAGAACGAATCAAAACAAAAGAAGATGCTATCGCTGCTTTTCAAAAAAGCAGAGACCGTATATATTCAATGGCCCTCGTGCATGAAAAATTATACAGTTCAAAAGATTTTTCACACATTGACATGAAACCCTATATTGAGTCCTTAAGCAACGAACTCTTAAGGATTTATTTATCAAGCGTACATGTCAGAATAAATCTGAAGGTTGAGAATGTATTTCTTGATATAGACAAAGCAATTCCGTGCGGGCTTATTATTAATGAATTAATAACAAATTCAATGAAACATTCCTTTCCCGATATGAGCAACGGGGAAATAGACATCCTGCTGCATCCGATAAAAAAAAACATGATTGAACTAATTGTAAGGGACAATGGAACCGGATTACCGCTTGATTTTGATATAGAAAAACAGGAGTCACTCGGGCTGCGTTTAATTAAAATCCTTACTATTCAGATTGACGGGACATTGCAGGTTTTTAATGATAAAGGAGCTGTTTTTAAAATAAAATTCCCTGAAACAAACTATATAAGAATGGGCCGTTAATTTACTTTACAGGTCATATCCTCAATTTCAATTTTAAAAACACAGGTTGTTGCTGCTTTATACTCAGGGATATCAAGATGTTTGCCTGAATAGTGCTTTGTGATAATATCCAAAGCTTTGACTTTTTCTTTATGATTGTCTATAAAAATAACTCTTCCTGAACCAATTATACTCTTGTATTTCATATTCCAGCCACATGCTTCTTCCGATTTGACAACCTGAGCATCAATATCAACTTCGAAACACACATTCGGGTTTTGTTTTAGAATTCTATTCTTTTTACCGGATTTGGAGCTGTGAAAATACAGACATCCATTTTCATATCCGAAACATAGCGGTACTATGTAGGGATTATCACCGTCAGCCATTACAATACGGCATACAAGTGCTCTTTGCAGTATTTGATTAATATTTTTTTCATCACTATATATTTTTTGATCTAATGACATGATAGTCCGATTGTATTTATAAAAACATAAATAATTTCACTCCCACCCCTGCCGGTCTAACCTCTGCTCTTCAGGAGTATCTTTAAAATATTTTGCAGGAGCACCTACAACAATTGTAAAATCTTTTACATCTCTGGTAACAACCGAACCGGCGCCTACAACTGCATCTTCCCCTATAACAATTCCGGGCAGAATTGTAGCATTTGCACCGATTCTGCCTCCGGTCTTTACTGTAACTCCTTTAAAATGTTGAAATCTCTCTTCTGTTCTGCCAAGAAAATTATCGTTTGAGGTACATACATTAGGAGCAATAAAACAATAATCTCCAACTTTTGAGTATGCAGTAATATAACACCCGGTCTCAAGCTTACACTTTTTACCGATGCTTGTTTTATTTTCAACGGTTACCCCCCTGCCGACAATTGTATACTCTCCTATTGAAACATCTTCTCTGATAGCTGCACCGTCAGCAACAAGTATATTATTTGCCATTACAGATCCGGTATATATGACAACCTGCGCACCGATCATGCAATCATTTCCAATAACCGCAGGTTTATACTTTTTATCATTTTTAAATATAGAACGTTTTGCCCTCATTGGATTTTTGCCGATAACAGTGTTATCATCTATCCTTACAAAATCGCCTATTTTGGTTCCCTCATGTATAACGACATTATTTCCGATTACACACTCTTTCCCGATTGCCACATTTTCTCCAATAACAACAAATGCGCCAAAATGAACATCCGCCCCTATTACAGCGGTTTTTTCTATTGATACGTTTTCATTCATGGCTTTCTCCATAAAAGTATCACCAGTTAACATAAGATGAAATTACTAACTCATCCCAGGATATATTACTTCCTTTAATATTGTCTATATTCTCTGTTCTACATTTTATAAATTTTACTGAAAAATAGACATCTCGTCTGGGCTGAAATTTTAATTCAAATTCAGCTTCTTTGAATTTTTCTACAACACCGGAAAGAAAATTCTTAGATTCTCCGTCTTGTTCTGAATGAGGAGTGTCTATACTTCCCTTACCATGCCTTAATTGCCTTAATGAAATTGCAGATTGAAAAAATATTGAAAATCTGTGCTTTGCTTTAATTAAAATCATATCCGAATTCGGCCTGAGATAGTGCCCTAATCCGTAAGTATAGTTCTTAAAGACATTTACCGAATCATGATGTGTATATACAAACGGGTCTATCTTTGTGTACTCTGCAGTAAATTTCGAATCTGTTAAATGTAAAGGATCAATAACAGAAACTCCCGCCTGCACTGCAAGTTTATTGCCCCAGTAATTCTGGAAAATATCAAACGGAGAGAACAGATCATCAATAAAAAGCTCTCCGTAAAATTTAAAAGATTTTGCAATTACAGCTTTTAAATCCAGGCCCATACATAAATTATCCCTGTCACCAAGAGTATGTTCTGCAATAAGGTATGGGATTACAGGATTCAGATATGCAGTTTCTGCCTGCCTTTTGCCGTAAACAACCGCCTCATTAATGCCAATTGA encodes:
- a CDS encoding N-acetyltransferase, which encodes MNENVSIEKTAVIGADVHFGAFVVIGENVAIGKECVIGNNVVIHEGTKIGDFVRIDDNTVIGKNPMRAKRSIFKNDKKYKPAVIGNDCMIGAQVVIYTGSVMANNILVADGAAIREDVSIGEYTIVGRGVTVENKTSIGKKCKLETGCYITAYSKVGDYCFIAPNVCTSNDNFLGRTEERFQHFKGVTVKTGGRIGANATILPGIVIGEDAVVGAGSVVTRDVKDFTIVVGAPAKYFKDTPEEQRLDRQGWE
- a CDS encoding PAS domain S-box protein: MSENSINNPAPVSLDDIFSISGMIFLVLDKKGNINFINDKGCEILQSNKNSVLGKNWFDNFVPFFVKDNLRSVFNDMINSNAEFSEYNENPVITSNGEERLISWHNKLIRDNNGNVTGILSSGEDISEKYIIKKKLLLLSNSIEASVDGIGIVDKSGNYTFMNKAHAEIYGYDSPSELIGKKWQILYTENELKKFKDEIMPEFAENGFWRGMATGKKKDGSTFPQEISLTAVDGGGLVCVVWDISKTVKSEQELKDSESRYRSLFHNNYSVMLIIDPGTGDIVDANSAACKFYGWKHSELTKMKIQKINTLSDLEVKHEMQKAKNENRNHFYFKHRLSSGEIRDVEVYSGPIKLSGKDYLYSIVHDITDRIHAEEALRLNEEKMRLLVEGTQSLFFYTQDINANITYISPSVEDITGRKIEEWIGQKHWFVTDAEINNFAKSRTHAHLKGETTKGPIIVEVRHADEHSILLEVFESPIVQNGEVTGIHGVAQDITKRKRAEEQIQKDLEIRETLLKEIHHRVKNNLNVITSLLNLQAERIKTKEDAIAAFQKSRDRIYSMALVHEKLYSSKDFSHIDMKPYIESLSNELLRIYLSSVHVRINLKVENVFLDIDKAIPCGLIINELITNSMKHSFPDMSNGEIDILLHPIKKNMIELIVRDNGTGLPLDFDIEKQESLGLRLIKILTIQIDGTLQVFNDKGAVFKIKFPETNYIRMGR
- a CDS encoding pyridoxamine 5'-phosphate oxidase family protein: MSLDQKIYSDEKNINQILQRALVCRIVMADGDNPYIVPLCFGYENGCLYFHSSKSGKKNRILKQNPNVCFEVDIDAQVVKSEEACGWNMKYKSIIGSGRVIFIDNHKEKVKALDIITKHYSGKHLDIPEYKAATTCVFKIEIEDMTCKVN